A portion of the Lolium rigidum isolate FL_2022 chromosome 1, APGP_CSIRO_Lrig_0.1, whole genome shotgun sequence genome contains these proteins:
- the LOC124686457 gene encoding inositol 2-dehydrogenase 3-like, translating into MAAAVVRYGIVGVGMMGREHLQNLAHLAGEVEREQSVRVRVTCLADPHPESLLLGLRLAAELGLPAPQTFSGHRELLDSGLCDAVVVSSPNMTHCEILLDVIGCARPHHVLVEKPLCTTVQDCKKVIEAAKQRPDILVQVGLEYRYMPPVAKLIDVVKSGTLGHVRMVAIREHRFPFLVKVNNWNRFNCNSGGTLVEKCCHFFDLLRLFADANPVRVMASGAIDVNHKDEVYDGKVPDIIDNAYVIVEFDNGCRGMLDLCMFAEGSKNEQEISVVGDIGKVEPDAFSILIF; encoded by the exons atggcggcggcggtggtgaggTACGGCATAGTTGGGGTGGGGATGATGGGTAGAGAGCACCTCCAAAACCTCGCCCACCTCGCCGGAGAAGTCGAGCGGGAGCAGTCCGTCCGCGTCCGGGTCACCTGCCTCGCCGACCCCCACCCGGAgtccctcctcctcggcctccgcctcgccgccgagcttggcctcccagcacCGCAG ACATTTTCAGGTCACCGCGAGTTGTTGGACAGCGGGCTATGTGATGccgttgttgtgtcgtcgccaAACATGACACACTGCGAGATACTCTTGGATGTCATTGGTTGCGCCAGGCCACACCACGTTCTTGTTGAGAAGCCTTTGTGCACCACGGTACAGGACTGTAAGAAG GTCATAGAAGCTGCTAAACAGAGACCGGACATACTTGTGCAAGTTGGATTAGAGTACAGGTATATGCCTCCGGTGGCTAAGCTGAtagatgttgttaaaagtggtacACTAGGGCATGTCAGAATGGTGGCTATCCGTGAGCACCGATTTCCTTTCCTTGTTAAG GTGAACAACTGGAATAGGTTTAATTGCAACAGTGGGGGGACTCTGGTTGAGAAGTGCTGCCACTTTTTTGATTTGTTGAGATTGTTTGCAGATGCGAACCCTGTTCGTGTGATGGCCTCTGGAGCTATTGATGTTAACCACAAAGATGAGGTTTATGATGGAAAG GTGCCAGATATAATTGATAATGCATATGTAATCGTAGAATTTGATAATGGCTGTCGTGGCATGCTTGAtctctgcatgtttgcagaaggTAGTAAAAATGAGCAGGAAATTTCTGTTGTCGGTGACATTGGAAAGGTAGAACCAGATGCTTTTtctattttaatattttaa